From the genome of Modestobacter marinus:
CATCGCGTCGAGCAGCCGGACCACCCGGGTCTCGGCGGCGAGCTCGGCGGTCACGTCGTAGGCGACGCCGATCACCCGGGCGGCGGCCCCGTCGGCACCGGCGACCGCCCGGCCGCGGGCCGACACCCACCGGGTCTCCCCACCGGGCAGGACGACCCGGTACTCGGCCTCGTACTCCCCGCAGCTGTCGACGGCGGCCTGCAGCGCCTCGGTCACCCAGGGCAGGTCGTCGGGGTGCAGCCGTGCGTTGAACGCCCCGATGCTCTGCTCGAAGGTCGACCGGTCGTAGCCGAACATCTCGATCAGCCGGGCGTCCCAGACCAGTCGGCCGCTGCGGAGGTCCCAGTCGAAGGTCCCGATCCGCGCCGCGTCGATGGCCAGCTGTGCTCGGAGCCGGTCACCCTCGAGGTCGTCCTCGAGCGTGCCGACGTGCGTCGGCTCCACTGCCACCCACTCCACTGCAGGCCCGGCGCACCTGCCGGGGAGCTCGTCCGCTCGCTGTTGAGCTCCCGGAGTTATGTCACGCACGACCGAGTCGTGGCAAGGATCACGACGCAGATCACCTCGTCCCGAGCCGCGGCCCGGGCGCCGGTGCCCGGGCCGGTACCCGGTTGTGCGATAACAGCAGCCATGGACACCCGCACGGCTCCGGCATGACCCGTCCGTCCCCGCCGTCGCTCGCGGCACCCCGCGTCGACGGCGCGGCCGTCGACAAGGGCCTCAAGACCGGCGCCCTGGGGCTGGTCTCCTCGATCGTCCTGGCCGTCTCCTCCACCGCGCCGGCCTACGCGCTGGCCGCGACGCTGGGCTTCGTCGTCATCGCCGTCGGGGTCCAGGCGCCGGCGATCATGCTGCTGGCCTTCGTGCCGATGTGGCTGATCGCGGTCGCCTACGCGGAGCTGAACAGGCGCGAGCCCGACTGCGGCACCACGTTCACCTGGGCCGCCCGCGCCTTCGGACCACGCACCGGGTGGATGGGCGGCTGGGGGATCATCGCCGCCGACGTCATCGTGATGGCGAACCTCGCCCAGATCGCCGGCTCCTACGGCTACCGGCTGGTCGGGCTGGACGGGCTCGCGGAGAGCGCGCTCTGGACGACGGTCGCCGGCGTCGCGTGGATCGCCGTCATGACCTGGGTCTGCTACCGCGGCATCGAGCCGACCGCGCGGCTGCAGCGGGTGCTGCTGTCCGTCGAGGGCGTGGTGCTGGTGGCCTTCGCGGTCTACGCCCTGGTCAAGGTGTACGCGGGGACGGCGCCCGCGGGTTCGCTGACGCCGTCGGTGTCCTGGCTGTGGCCCTCGGGCATCGGCTGGCCGGCGCTCACCGAGGCGGTGCTGCTGGCGATCTTCATCTACTGGGGCTGGGACTCCGCCGTCGCGGTCAACGAGGAGACCGCCGACCCGACCCGGTCGCCCGGGCGGGCGGCGATCGTCTCCACGGTGCTGCTGGTCGGCATCTACACGGTGGTCTCGGTGGCGACCGTCGCCTTCGCCGGGGTGGGGACCGAGGGCATCGGGCTGGGCAACGAGGCCAACGCCGAGGACGTGTTCGCCGCCCTGGGGGCGACGGTGTTCGGCGACGACCTCCTCGGGCGGGTCTTCGAGGCACTGCTGATCGTCTCCGTGCTCACCTCGGCCGCCGCCTGCACGCAGACCACGATCCTGCCCACCGCCCGCGGCACCCTGGCGATGGCCGCGTACGGCGCCCTGCCCCGGTCCTTCGCCCGGATCCACCCGCGCCACCTCACGCCCACCGTCTCCACGGTCTGGATGGGGGTCGTCTCGATCGCCTTCTACGTGGGCCTGACGATCGTGAGCGAGAACGTGCTGATCGACTCGATCACGGCCACCGGCATGCTCATCGCCTTCTACTACGGGCTCACCGGGTTCGCCTGCGCCTGGCAGTTCCGCCGTGCGGTGCACGGTCCGCGCGACGTCCTGATGCGGTTCCTGCTGCCGCTGCTGGGCGGGCTGTTCATGCTCGCCGTCTTCGTGCTGGCCTGCGTCGAGTACGCCGACCCCGGTTACGGCGAGACCGTGGTCGGCGGCGTCGGCGGGGTGTTCGTGGTGGGCGTCGGCGCCCTGCTGCTCGGGGTGCTGTTGATGGTGGTCTACAGCCGGGTCGCGCCGGCGTTCTTCCGCGGCGAGACGATGCTCGACGGCGCCGGGGACCTGGTGCTCGCCGACGGCGTCGCGACTGTTGCGCCGGCGGACCCCGACGACCGGCGTCGGGCAGCTGCCCGGGACCACCCCTGAGGGTGAGGTGGTGCGCCGACCCACGGGACGACGCTCCAGCGACCCGCCGTCACTGCCGACACCAGCAGGGACGAAAGGGGCCGGACATGATGACTCTGGCGTGCAGTGCGGTGGCTCAGGCGGGGATGGCAGCGGCGACGGCGTCGCTGGACGACACCCCAGCGGACTCGCTGGTGTTCGTGGCCGGCTGGCTCACCACGGCCACCGACCTGACCGCGCAGGCGATGCTGATCCGCGACCTCGGCGCGAGCTTCGACGTCCTGATCTAGGAGCCGGGCCCCGGCCGTCAGCTGGGCAGGGCGCGGCGGCCGGAGCCGAGGTCGGCGTCGTCGGCGGCCCGCCGGCCGGCGTGCCAGCCGGCCGGGTCGACCGTGCTCCCGCCGCGGCGGCGCAGCGACGGGAACAGCTCCTCGACCGCCCGGTCGACCGCGGCCGACCGCGCGGCCAGCACCGGTGCCAGCTCCGCGCCGTAGTCGGCGCGGGCCTCGGCGGTCGCCTGCTCGCGGGCCTGGGTGAGCCGCTCCTCCAGCCGCTGGGCGAAGGAGTAGAGGAAGCCACGGCGGAACGGCGTCGAACGCGCCCGGGCCCCGCTGCTGGAGGCCGCGTCGGCCAGTGCCCGGGCCGCCTGCAGCAGCAGTGAGGTGACCAGCAGCTCGACCAGGTCCACGTCGTCCCGGAAGCCGACCAGCGTGGCGATGCCGAAGGTCGGCAGCAGCACCACCCGCACCCCGTTCGCGGTG
Proteins encoded in this window:
- a CDS encoding APC family permease, coding for MTRPSPPSLAAPRVDGAAVDKGLKTGALGLVSSIVLAVSSTAPAYALAATLGFVVIAVGVQAPAIMLLAFVPMWLIAVAYAELNRREPDCGTTFTWAARAFGPRTGWMGGWGIIAADVIVMANLAQIAGSYGYRLVGLDGLAESALWTTVAGVAWIAVMTWVCYRGIEPTARLQRVLLSVEGVVLVAFAVYALVKVYAGTAPAGSLTPSVSWLWPSGIGWPALTEAVLLAIFIYWGWDSAVAVNEETADPTRSPGRAAIVSTVLLVGIYTVVSVATVAFAGVGTEGIGLGNEANAEDVFAALGATVFGDDLLGRVFEALLIVSVLTSAAACTQTTILPTARGTLAMAAYGALPRSFARIHPRHLTPTVSTVWMGVVSIAFYVGLTIVSENVLIDSITATGMLIAFYYGLTGFACAWQFRRAVHGPRDVLMRFLLPLLGGLFMLAVFVLACVEYADPGYGETVVGGVGGVFVVGVGALLLGVLLMVVYSRVAPAFFRGETMLDGAGDLVLADGVATVAPADPDDRRRAAARDHP